A DNA window from Bacteroidales bacterium contains the following coding sequences:
- a CDS encoding ABC transporter ATP-binding protein, which yields MEKLVELQQVTAGYADEVVLRNINLTVHAHDFIGVIGPNGGGKTTLVNVILGIIKPMSGNILFHPDSSGRRRFIGYLPQVSHTDKKFPISVRDVVLSGLATSQRFMNHYSASDFERVQQVLSQMGIEQLAGKNIGELSGGQLQRVFLCRAIIAQPRLLILDEPNTFVDNKFESDLYLILRELNKEMAILMVSHDVGTITYYVKSIACVNRTLHYHDSNIISQEQLASYNCPIQIITHGDVPHTVLRTHQH from the coding sequence ATGGAAAAACTCGTTGAACTGCAACAGGTTACTGCCGGATATGCCGATGAGGTGGTGCTTCGCAACATCAACCTCACGGTGCATGCACACGATTTTATTGGGGTGATAGGCCCGAATGGGGGTGGCAAAACCACGCTGGTGAATGTAATCCTAGGCATCATCAAGCCGATGTCGGGCAATATCTTATTTCATCCCGACAGCAGCGGTCGTCGGCGTTTTATCGGGTATCTGCCGCAGGTGAGCCACACCGATAAGAAATTTCCCATCAGCGTGCGCGATGTGGTGCTTTCGGGTCTCGCCACCAGTCAGCGATTTATGAATCATTATTCTGCCAGCGACTTCGAGCGGGTGCAGCAGGTGCTTTCGCAAATGGGTATCGAACAACTGGCCGGCAAAAACATTGGCGAGCTTTCGGGCGGACAGTTGCAACGCGTTTTTTTGTGCCGCGCCATCATTGCACAGCCCCGCCTGCTCATCCTCGACGAACCCAACACTTTTGTGGACAACAAATTTGAAAGCGACCTTTACCTTATCCTGCGCGAACTCAACAAAGAGATGGCGATTCTGATGGTGTCGCATGATGTGGGAACCATCACTTATTACGTAAAGTCGATTGCCTGCGTTAACCGGACGCTGCATTACCACGACTCCAACATCATCAGCCAGGAGCAACTGGCCAGCTACAATTGTCCGATACAAATTATTACGCATGGCGATGTGCCGCACACGGTTTTACGCACACATCAGCATTAG
- a CDS encoding metal ABC transporter permease, whose translation MEAFLELFDLLFFRNALLAALLASVSCGIVGTYIVSRRMVFISGGITHASFGGIGIGYFFGFSPIVGAIFFGVLSALGIEYMSKKTEVREDSVIAILWSLGMATGIIFVFLTPGYSANLMSYLFGNILTVSQLNLHLLLALSLLVILVFALFFKTILFVAFDENFARAIRLPVDAINYLLITLVALTIVLNIRVAGIILVLSLLTIPQTIANLFTQNFKTMIFLSILTGMIGSFAGLMLSWFLDIPSGAAIIFFLVLIYLLARVVLQIRISVKIKRQINPHYEK comes from the coding sequence GTGGAAGCATTTTTAGAACTATTCGATCTTCTCTTTTTCCGGAACGCTTTGCTGGCGGCGCTGCTGGCAAGTGTTTCGTGCGGAATTGTGGGCACTTACATTGTGTCGCGGCGCATGGTTTTTATCAGTGGTGGCATAACGCATGCTTCATTTGGCGGGATTGGCATCGGGTATTTTTTTGGTTTTTCGCCCATTGTCGGGGCTATCTTTTTTGGGGTGCTCTCGGCGCTGGGCATCGAGTACATGTCGAAAAAAACGGAGGTGCGCGAAGATTCGGTGATTGCCATATTGTGGTCGCTGGGGATGGCTACCGGTATCATTTTTGTTTTTCTCACGCCCGGCTATTCGGCCAACCTGATGAGTTATCTCTTTGGGAATATCCTCACCGTTTCGCAGCTCAACCTACACCTGCTGCTCGCTCTTTCGCTGCTGGTTATTCTGGTTTTTGCGTTGTTTTTTAAAACCATACTTTTTGTGGCTTTCGATGAGAATTTTGCGCGTGCCATCCGCCTCCCCGTGGATGCCATCAATTACCTGCTCATCACATTGGTGGCGCTCACCATTGTGCTCAACATCCGTGTGGCCGGCATTATCCTGGTGCTTTCGTTGCTTACCATCCCACAAACCATCGCCAATCTTTTTACTCAAAATTTCAAAACCATGATCTTTCTCTCCATCCTTACGGGGATGATCGGTAGCTTTGCCGGACTGATGCTGTCGTGGTTTCTCGACATCCCCTCTGGGGCTGCTATCATATTTTTTCTGGTATTGATATACCTCTTGGCGCGGGTGGTGCTGCAGATCAGGATTTCCGTGAAGATAAAACGACAAATCAATCCTCATTATGAAAAATAA
- a CDS encoding DUF192 domain-containing protein yields the protein MKNKKQSTKALEKKQYIMAILAIVLLLVFVFVYVISNQPMWGERTAVEKPAGKSETAVFDIEGQLTFTDTAGANITTIYIEIADDDYSRERGMMYRHYIPDTVGMLFIFPDEARRWFWMHETPSSLDIMYADGDKQITRIIENTAPYSEESMPSGDPAKYVIEVQAGFAARHQIKQGHRFSFQIQR from the coding sequence ATGAAAAATAAAAAACAATCGACCAAGGCGCTTGAAAAGAAACAATACATCATGGCGATTCTGGCCATCGTGCTGTTGCTGGTATTTGTTTTCGTTTACGTTATCAGCAACCAGCCCATGTGGGGCGAACGCACCGCGGTTGAAAAACCTGCCGGCAAGTCTGAGACGGCTGTTTTTGATATCGAAGGACAGCTAACTTTTACCGATACTGCCGGTGCGAATATTACCACCATCTACATCGAAATTGCGGACGACGATTATTCGCGTGAACGCGGCATGATGTATCGGCACTACATTCCCGACACGGTGGGAATGTTGTTCATTTTTCCCGACGAAGCCAGGCGTTGGTTTTGGATGCACGAAACTCCTTCTTCGCTCGATATTATGTATGCCGATGGCGACAAGCAGATCACGCGCATTATCGAAAATACAGCGCCTTATTCCGAAGAGTCGATGCCTTCAGGCGACCCGGCAAAATATGTGATAGAGGTGCAGGCCGGTTTTGCAGCACGGCATCAGATAAAGCAAGGCCATCGTTTCAGCTTTCAGATCCAGCGGTAA
- a CDS encoding Hpt domain-containing protein — translation MINEKLFHEKYVHFDKETVAEIIDIFIKEYQERIDRLRQNLETRDMDELLKNAHAFKGSISNFDMDSKACKEISKMEEEVKPLLQEVKQGRPLSQNEEEEFFEKLDNTFQNFKKDSRRLVGQIKELRKHYDS, via the coding sequence ATGATCAACGAAAAGCTATTTCACGAAAAGTACGTTCACTTCGACAAAGAGACGGTGGCTGAGATTATTGATATTTTTATAAAAGAATATCAGGAGCGTATTGATAGATTAAGACAAAACCTGGAGACGCGCGACATGGATGAGTTATTAAAAAATGCGCATGCTTTCAAGGGTTCTATTTCCAATTTTGATATGGATAGTAAGGCCTGCAAGGAGATTTCGAAGATGGAGGAGGAGGTGAAACCACTTTTGCAGGAGGTAAAACAAGGAAGGCCGCTTTCGCAAAATGAAGAAGAAGAGTTTTTTGAAAAGCTTGACAATACCTTCCAGAATTTTAAAAAAGATTCACGCCGGCTGGTGGGCCAGATCAAAGAGCTAAGAAAACACTACGATTCCTGA
- a CDS encoding STAS domain-containing protein — MTLTEKRHQQAVIISIEGRLDTTNYQQLESKILHHLEQNHTTLVIDCSGMDYVSSAGLRIFLVALKKLTAADGQLLLCALRENIKEIFDISGFTGIFKIYTTQQQALQALGQES; from the coding sequence ATGACTTTAACTGAAAAGCGACACCAGCAGGCCGTCATCATCAGCATCGAGGGGCGGCTCGACACCACCAACTATCAGCAGCTCGAGAGCAAAATTTTGCATCATCTCGAACAAAATCACACTACACTGGTGATCGATTGCAGTGGAATGGATTATGTGAGCAGCGCGGGTTTGCGCATTTTTCTGGTAGCGCTCAAAAAACTTACGGCCGCAGACGGGCAGTTATTGCTGTGCGCTTTACGCGAAAATATCAAAGAGATTTTTGATATCTCAGGGTTTACAGGAATATTCAAAATCTACACTACGCAGCAGCAGGCGCTGCAGGCTTTGGGTCAGGAATCGTAG